From Phaeodactylum tricornutum CCAP 1055/1 chromosome 11, complete sequence, one genomic window encodes:
- a CDS encoding predicted protein, whose product MPSRDSGTVRPRHSNDSIHSPSPMTASMGTASPRRTASSEIPPDDSMGHYSHPQYHGPPPSYGYPHQFGLSGYPPMHATGGYSSGPYVPGSMPHPGYGISYGAYGPRPSYLYGPGAYDPTYFPEQQSRISPPKQGSSYHGGPGPHHPTYMQHMTSSPPKSSPDARAESKTPKALDNLEEDRLKAAKLAEESLSDVKPIKTDYHFFVLEKMKEMKLLAEQEVRESMKDKGKKVDSYLLNSNLNTRLMRAWEKLPTEERTLYMKKEEDDRRRFMDEEEVASRHCATLTSRHQGPSLSKKPLERRLQEAVDESKSEAFSEFSDASSSADGPAKHTTEPTRLEESPAKKHRTENELVTAKKDDESSSEEKLNGATAALDAKDIVDTTGDEACEEK is encoded by the coding sequence ATGCCCAGTCGAGATTCAGGGACGGTTCGACCGAGGCATAGCAATGATTCAATACACTCACCATCGCCCATGACTGCCTCGATGGGAACCGCTTCGCCTCGCAGAACGGCAAGCTCCGAAATACCACCAGACGATTCCATGGGGCATTATTCACACCCACAGTATCACGGACCTCCTCCTAGCTACGGCTATCCGCATCAGTTCGGATTGTCTGGTTATCCTCCTATGCACGCAACCGGTGGGTATTCTAGTGGTCCCTACGTTCCTGGAAGTATGCCGCACCCGGGGTACGGAATATCCTACGGAGCGTACGGCCCGCGCCCTTCTTACCTTTACGGCCCTGGGGCCTACGATCCCACTTACTTTCCCGAGCAGCAGTCTCGAATCTCTCCCCCCAAACAGGGCTCATCATATCATGGCGGACCAGGACCGCATCATCCGACGTATATGCAACACATGACAAGCTCTCCGCCCAAATCCAGCCCAGACGCTCGAGCAGAATCAAAAACACCCAAAGCCCTGGATAATTTAGAAGAAGATCGTCTGAAGGCTGCGAAACTTGCTGAAGAGAGTCTTTCGGATGTGAAGCCGATCAAAACGGATTACCACTTTTTCGTGCTagagaaaatgaaagaaatGAAGTTGTTAGCAGAGCAGGAAGTACGAGAATCAATGAAAGATAAGGGGAAGAAAGTTGATTCGTACCTGTTGAACTCAAATCTTAACACTCGTCTAATGCGAGCTTGGGAAAAGCTCCCGACAGAAGAACGCACCTTGTATatgaaaaaggaagaagacgaccgTCGTCGCTTCAtggatgaggaagaagttgCAAGTCGGCACTGTGCAACGCTTACATCTCGTCATCAGGGCCCTTCTCTGTCGAAGAAACCCCTAGAAAGGCGACTTCAAGAGGCGGTGGACGAATCAAAGAGCGAAGCGTTTTCAGAATTCTCCGATGCATCCTCATCAGCAGATGGCCCAGCGAAACACACGACAGAACCGACTCGATTGGAAGAGTCGCCCGCCAAGAAGCACAGGACCGAGAACGAACTCGTCACAGCAAAAAAAGATGACGAATCGAGTTCGGAAGAAAAATTGAATGGGGCCACCGCTGCACTAGACGCCAAAGACATAGTTGATACAACCGGGGATGAAGCTTGTGAAGAAAAGTAG